The window AGGATATTCGGGAAGTTGCCCAGATCGGATCATGAGTGACGTCATGGACGACCTCTTCGCCGTTATCGAGGACAGAAAGGAAACGCTCCCGGAGGATTCCTACACCGCATCGCTGTTCACTCACGAGAAGGGGCAGAACGCTGTTCTAGAAAAGCTCGGCGAGGAGACGACGGAACTCGTCCTCGCCGCGAAGGATAACGATCACGAGGAAATCGCCCACGAAAGTGCGGACATCGTCTACCATCTGCTCGTCCTGCTCGCGATGAAGGACATGGATTTGGCGGATTTGCGGGCCGAGTTGGCCGAACGGCGGTAACGTACGGGACTCGTCACCGGGTGGGTTCGTCGTTCGCCGGGACGGCCACAGTCCCCAAGACCTCTCGCGTATTCGCCTCATATTGCATGACGACTGCGATAACGAAAGACGACGAAGGGAAGCGTGTCGTAGAGGCGGACGGAGCGGAAATCGGCGTCGTTGCGGACGTTCGCCACGGAACGGCTCACGTCGAAGCAGAACCGAGCGTGGTCGAAAAGATGAAGCAGGAACTCAGTGCGGGCGGAAGCGACGAAAACACGTACGCACTCTCCGAAGATGCTATCGAGAAAATCGAGGACGATAGGGTCGTATTGCAGACCCGCGGCTAAGCGGTTTGGTCCAAAAAAACCTCGTGTACCCCTACCCGAGGTAACTGAACAGTGAGACTCAATTGATATATACTTTGTGTGTGGGAATGTAACGTAATGACATAAACGGCCTGCACAAGTAGGTAAGAACTAAACGAAATGAGAACGATACAGAAACAATACAGTATGGAACCACTGCCGAAAGCCAGTGAAATCCCCGCCGGATGGGAGCAGTCCCCCATCCGCGGCGACGAAATCGAACTCGAACATCAAAACGGAACGATCGCGGTAAAGGCGGTACGTACGACGAGCGCGGACGAGTGGGAACTCGAGATGGAGGACAGCATCAGCAACCAATACACGACGATTCGACCGGTGGGGCAGGCTGATACCCGGGAACAGGCGGTAATCGCACTCCTGGCACTTGCCGAGGCTGTCAACGACCTTCGTAATCAGCGGGGGGATGTCCGCCCGGACGACATCGTTCGGGAAGTAAAACGCGGCCAACGAATCCCTGTGTAGTCAGTTCGGCTCAGACGATTTTGCGCGCGATTTCCGCCGTTTCTTCCGCGGTTTCTCCGAGAATGTACGTGATGGGCTCGATACCGTAGCTCCCGGTGTGATAGAGAACTGTTGCATCGGGTTTTTCATCGAGGGCCGTCCCGAGCGTTTCATCGAGCGTGTCGTACGTGGCATCGAACTCCGCGGTTTCGTATCCCAACGCTTCGAGTCGGCTGATGATATCGGGGTCGTACCTGACGTTGAGTGCGGCATGGGCCCCAACGCCGTTGTCTCGCGCCGAGAGGAGGATGGAAGCGACGTGTTCGCTGACGCCGAACTCGGGGTCGGCCGGAATCGTTGCCCGTCCTTTCACATCGAAGATACGTCCTGGAATGCCTGCAACGTCGTCGATACCGTCCGCATCGGGTAAACACTCACACAGGTTCGACCCGACTGCGGGGATGAGCGACGAAAAGCCGCTGGTCTGCTCGACGACGCGTACTGCTCGGCGCATCGAGGTGAGAACACGTTCCGTCGCACGGAGTTCGTCTTCTGGGTCGTGGATGTTGAAATCGCCGCCGTGACCCTCCAACTTCGGCATCGATTCCTCGTGGAGTTGTGCGATGAGGTCGCGGTCTTCGAGTCGTCGGATGAGTACTTCCACCTCCACGAGGGCCTGCACTTGGCTCATGCTTCCCGTCGCGAGTCCCTCGCCGATTTCATCCACGAGGCGGACGACGCGTTCGTCGTCACGAATACGGTCGTTTTGTGCCACCTCGCCGTGGGCATACTTCGAAACGGCGCTCTGACTGATACCGAGCGCGTCAGCAACCTCGCTCTGTGTCAACCCACGCTCACGGAGTTCCTCTGCGAGCATCGAGCGAAACGTCGGGAGGAACTCCTCGACGACGATCTCCTCGGCGAACTTCACGTACCTCCACCTCCGAAATCCTGTTCCCCACCGAACTCGTGGTCGCTTCCGATTCGGGACGCCTGTGGGCCGTCTTGGTCCTGATATTTCGACCCACGTTCCGACCCGTACGGTCGTTCCGACGGGTTCTTGAGTTCGGTAAAGATGAGCTGTGAGATTCGTGTGTCGGGTTTCAGTGCGACGGGTGCCGTTCCGAGGTTCGACAGTTCGAGAGTGATTTGGCCGCGATAACCCGGATCGACGACTCCCGCAGTCGCGTGGACGACGACCGCCAGTCGCCCCAGTGAGGACCTGCCTTCCACGTGTGCCAACAGGTCCGCCGGAATCTCGACGCGCTCTTTCGTCGTCCCGAGTACGAAATCGCCGGGATGGAGGATGAACTCGTCGCCTTCTTCCACCACGGTTTCATCGACGTAACTATCGACTTCGCCTTCGCTATCCGGATGGATACACGGGATGTTCGTGCGCTGGAATTCGAGGAACTCCTTCCCGAGACGGAGGTCGATACTCGCCGGTTGAATCTGAAGGTCGGGTTCGTCTATCGGTTCGACGACCAGTGACCCTGACTCCAAACGACGGCGAATATCGGCATCGGAGAGTATCATGTCGGTAGAACGGTCGGGGGTAAGTAAAGAAGGTTCGGTCGTCATGCGTTGCCGAAAACTATCATTAGAATTATACTAATGCGATACCCCTGCTGCCGCATTCGTCCTACGGACGAGGATCGAGTGGCCAGCGTTTTGTCTCACCACCACCACGACCGAGTATGAAACAGGCCATCGTCGCCCGTACCGATATCGGAATGGGGCGGGGAAAGCTCGCAGCACAGGTCGCCCACGCATCTCTGTCCGCGTACGAGGAGACGGGACGGAAAGCACGAAAACGATGGAAGGGAGAGGGGCAAAAGAAAGTCGTGTTGAAAGCCAGCGGCGAAAAAGCGATCTTCCAACTGGCCGAAAAGGCGCGGGCGGAGGGGCTTCCACACGCCGTGATCCGGGATGCTGGGCACACGCAACTCGACCCCGGGACGGTAACTGCGTTGGCGGTCGGTCCTGCGGACGACGACCTCGTCGACCGGGTCACTGGAGACCTTTCTTTGTACTGATGGTTGCTCCCGTCAAAATACCAAATTCGAAATGTTTTAGCGAGTCGATTGCCCATTCTCTCGATGAAGAACGTCCCATGTTAACAACCATCTTATGAAGTCGGTAATGGACGAGCTGACTGTTCATTCAGTCCTCGATATGCTTCCGGACGTGTTCTATGCCTACGATACCAGCGGGTCGCTCGTCGAATGGAACAGGCGCCTCACTGAACTGTCCGGCTACGATGACGACGAAATCGAGGGGATGCATCCCCTCGATTTCGTGCCCGAGGAGGACGAGGATATGATTCTGGATGCCATCGACTCTGTCCTTACGAATGGTCATGTCGAGACACGTCAATCCGCGCTCGTGACGAGAAACGGGGAAAAAATTCCGTTCGAATTCAATGCGAGACAGATCTCCGATGCGAATGGAACCGTTCGCGGGTTCGTCGGTGTTGGGAGGAATATTTCCGATCGCCGACGGCGAGAGCGGGAGCTTCGCCGCGAGCGGGACCGGACACGACAGATATTCGAAACGAGTCCGATCGGAATCGTCATCTTTGACGCCGAAGCCACACCCATCGAAGTGAACGACCGTGCCAGTGAGATCCTTGGGATGTCGAAGTCGGAGATCGCCAACCGATCATATGAGAGTTGGAATCTCCTCGGCAGCGACGGTAATCCGGTGTCTGACGACGAACGACCGGTCGCTGCGGCAGTTCGTACCGGAAAACCGACGTATGACATGACCTACGGCATCGACCGACCGACCGGTGATCGTGTGTGGTTGTCCGTCAACACCGCGCCGATTTTCGACGCCGATGGTGACGTCGTGGAAGTCATCACTTCGATCGCCGATATCACCGAACAACGAAATCGCGAGCGTGAACTTCGCCGACAACGCGATGAACTGGGGACATTCAACCGTATCAACGAAATCGTCCGCGAGGTAACTCACGCGCTCGTCTCGGCCGCGACTCGTGAGGAGATCGAACAAACCGTCTGTGAGAGGCTCGCTGCTTCCGAGCTGTATCAGTTCGCGTGGGTTGGCGAATACGATGTCGTCGAAGAGGGTCTCGTCTCTCGAACGAGTGCTGGCGACGACGAGGGATACCATGAAATCATAACCCGGCGAATCGGTTCCGACCAGGAACGCCCCGCCGAGACAGCGCTTCGAACGGGGGACTCCTTCGTTACTCGCGATATCTCGAAGGAACCCTCACTCCCTGCAGAACTCCGCTCGGAAGGGGTTAATCGTGGAATTCACTCGGGAATCGCGGTACCGCTTTCGTACGGCCAAACGACCTACGGCGTTCTCGTCGTCTATGCGAGTCGCACCGACGCGTTCAGTGAGAGGGAGGCCGACGGATTCGAAGCCCTCGGCGAACTCGTCGGGTTCGCGATCAACGCCACTGAGAGCAAGAAACTCCTGACAACGGGATCGATAGTCGAGCTGGAGTTCGACGTTGCGGACGAAGACGCGCTGCTGGTTCCCCTCTCCCGTCGAGCGGACTGTACGTTCGTCCTCGAAGGGACGGTCCCGACGTCCGATGGCCAGCTTCTCTACTACCTCCGTACCGAGGGGTCGTCACCGGAACGAGTTGCGGAAGTCGCGAATACGTTTTCGAAGGTAGAAGACGCACGAGTCATCTCCTCACACGATGACACGGGACTGCTCGTGTTGTCCATCTCCGAATCACTCGTCCAACTGTTCGTGGAAATCGGCGCGAAGGTACGAACTGCTCGCGCACAAAAAGGGGAAGAGCACCTCGTCGTGGAAGTCGCACAGGATACCGATATCCGTACGCTGATAGACTCTGTTCAGTCGTCACATCCGGACGTGGAACTCGTCGCTAAACGGGAAGTCGAACCGACGGAGGAAGGGCAGAGTGCGTTTCGAGAGTCGTTTTCGGCGGACCTCACGTCCCGGCAACGCGCCGCGTTCCGTGCGGCGTATCTCGCCGGATACTACGACTGGCCACGTGGAAGTACGGCCGAAGACGTTGCAGACACCATGGAAATCGCACCTGCCACGCTCCATCAGCATCTTCGGAAGGCAGAGGGTAAATTGGCGTCTGCGTTTTTCGGCGACGACCGGGCCTGAAACGGTGGTTTTGTCGGTCGGGCCGTGTGTCTACCAACGCACGTAGGTACACAGTACTTGCCTACAACGCCCCATTACAGAGTCGATGAGTGAGAGACAGGCAAAGCTAGAAACACAAGCACGACTATCGGGCAGTGATACCGCCCTTTCACCCGAACTACTGTTCGATATTCTCGGCAGTCAACACCGCCGGTTCGTCCTGTCGAACCTCTCCAACGAATCGACTCCGATTCCGATCGATGATCTCGCGTACCGTCTCGCTGCATGGGAGGCAGGCACCACGGTCGCTGATGTATCCACGGAGATCGCGGAGGATATCGAAATACTGCTGTATCACGTTCACCTGCCGAAAATGGCGGATTCGGACCTCGTAACATACGATTCAGGGGATGGGGTCGTTTCACCTGGCAACGGTATCGAGTCAGCGACGGACTGTCTCGAACTCGCGGAATTTTAATCCCGTCCGGTTCATTCTCCGGACGAATGCGCGAGGCACATCCCATCGAAACGGCGGTCGGTATGAACTACTACGTTAGCGACGCCGCGGGAGTTGGCGGCCACCTCCGTGACACTGACGAAGATTTTCGCGTTCGGGAAATAGAGCGATTCGACGTCGAACCGCTCGACGCTGACCCAGGTTCGTACCCTCACCTCGTCGTCCGAGCAACCCTGCGAGGATGGGATACGAACGACTTCGCCAAACGGTTGTCCAGTAAACTGGCCATCAGTAGGGAGCGCGTCTCGTGGGCGGGGACGAAGGACAAGTACGCCGTGACGACCCAACTGTTCAGCCTTCGAAAGGTCACTCCCGACGAGCTGCCAGCAATTCGGAATGCCGACATCGAACCGCTCGGACGGTCGGGGCGGGCACTCCAGTTCGGCGACCTCGCGGGGAACGAGTTCGAAATCGTCGTCTCGAATCCCGACCGACCCGAAAACGCCGACGAAATCGCCGGCGAACTGCGGGAGTTCGCTGGCTCCCCGGACGGCGTCGCGGTGCCGAACTTTTTCGGCCAGCAGCGCTTCGGTAGTTTGCGCCCAATCACGCACGAAGTCGGTCTGCACATCGTCCGCGGCGAGTGGGAGGAGGCAGTCATGGCCTACGTCGGCAATCCGTTCGAGACGGAACCCGAAGACACTCAGTCCGCCCGAAACCGTGTCGAGGAAGTCGCACCCGACTGGGATGCCGTCCTCGACGCGCTTCCGAGACGACTCGGATTCGAGCGCTCGATGGCCCATCGACTCGTGGAAAACGGTGGCACGGAGCCGGAGGACTTCCGTGACGCGCTGGAATCACTTCCGACCAATCTTCAGCGACTGCTCGTGAACGCGGCCCAGTCGTACGTCTTCAACCAAATCCTCAGTGAACGTTTGGAACGCGGGCTTCCGTTCGACAAACCCGTCGCTGGCGACGTGGTTTGTTTCGCCGAAGAAGTTGATGGCTTCCTGCTGCCGGATATGGGCCGAGAACAGAACGTGACCGAAAAGCGCGTGAAAACCATCGAACGTCACTGCGAGCGTGGTCGAGCGTTCGTCACTGCACCCCTCGTCGGCACGGAAACCGAACTCGCTGACGGTGAACAAGGTGATATCGAGCGCGAGGTACTGGCGGACCTCGGCCTCGAACCGGCCGATTTCAACTCGCCAGGTGAGTTTTACTCGACCGGTACCCGCCGTGCGATTCTGGTTCGCACCGACTGCACCGTTGGACACGACCCCCTGTCGTTCGAATTTTCGCTCCCTTCGGGGTCGTACGCCACGGTCTTTTTGCGGGAGTTCCTGAAAGCGGACCCACTCGATATGGGGTAGATTTCGACTGGAACAGCTTACGACCTTTTCGCCGGAATCGTTCTGCCGAGGAGGAACGCTGGGACGCCGAACAGGGTTACGGCGACCAGAATGACGCCGACGAAGAGGAGCGAATAGAAGAGGTCGAGCGGCGACCCGACGGACGTGATCGGTCTCATCATCGCGAGCGCGCCCGCCAGAACCGTTGGCGGAAGGGCAATAGCGACTCTCCGGTATCTCGGGTCGCTAATGGCGTAGCCCACGACTGCCATCGAGAGCAGAAAGAGGGTGGAGAATGCGGCCAACAGCAAATCGTTGACAGCGTAGTAGTTCACCGCGAGCAGTCGAGGGACGAGGTAACTATCGACGACGATAGCACTGACGAACATCACCGCCATTCCTGTTCCCCACGCGAGGAGGACGCCGCCCGCAACGCGGGGGAGCGTCGGACGAAGGTCAGCGAAGGTCAGGAGTGCCAGTACGGTATAGGCTCCGCCAGCGATGACCATATGTGTGGGAAAGTTTGCCCAGTTTGCCATTTGCACAACGCCGAAGAGAAGCATGAGGACGCCAAGTGCGGTGACGGTTCCCGCAAGCCATTTTGCCGTCCGCTCATCTCGCTTCACGGTTTTTCCGCTGAGCCAGACGACCCCGAGGAGGAAGACCAGCAAGGAGACTGAGGGCAGAAGAACGTTGACCAGCAAATTCTGAATCACGTCGTCTGTCAGCGTTTCCGAGACCGACACAAAACTCCACGCTTCCCCGACCAAACCGCCTGACTGTGTGAACGTAACGAACGGGCCATCACCCGCATCGTCGGTAAAGGAAGTCAACACCAACCTGTTTCCGCGCACCGAGCGAAGCGACGGTGCGCGCGTAACGTGGGTTCCTGACGGCCCGACAACGGTCATCTCGTCGGCACCTAATCCGGAGAACTTTTTGCTCCCCTCGTCACGGAAGCCATCGAATCTGAGAGTGCCACCGCGTGTTTCGATGACCTGTTCGTCGCTCCGATACCGGAGGACGACAGTGTCGTTCCCGACGATTTCGGCCGAGAGGTAGGTTATATCGCTGTATCCTTCCGCATCACGAGCGATTTCGGTGAATGCGTATTCGTTTTCCCGGAAGAACGTTGCTGCCCGTTCGCTCGTCAGCCGATTTCTGACCGTCCAAATCGCGGTTTCGTTCTCGTAGACGTGAACCGTTACCGTGCTGTACTCGACATCTGTTGCTGTCTCGTTTTCGAGTTGGTTCTTTTCACCGTACCACATTGCCGTCTCACTGAATCCGGAACCGCACGGTTCGCAGACTGTTTGTGGCGGGCGACCGGCCATCGCTGGCGTCACTACCAGCAAGACAAGGACGAGGAGAGCAATCGTTCGAAGGCGGGAACGTGCCATATCTGGAATCATTTCTAATCAGATATGTTTGTTTCCCCTCACGCAGTTTCCACGAACGCGAAACGCCGAGATTAAACGCGACGATTGGAAAGTGACGTCTATGGAGTGTCGGCAGTGTGCGTCCCCGCTCGAACGTCCCGGCGACTACTGCCTCGTCTGCCGGACGCACAACGCCGACACGGTGGTGCTTTCGCTCGACCGCGACCACGCGGAGTTGACGATGTTGTCGGAAGACGTGGTGGTCGGAAAAACGGACGTGCGGACGACGCCCGAGAACGGTGATGCGGAGGTGGTCGAACTCCGTAACTTCGCGGGTCGAATCGCGGACGAGATTCGGCGAAAACGCCCCGAGGAAGTGTTTGCGGCGGGCGAGCGCGACGTGATTCGGGCGGTTCGCGCGCACCTTCACCACGATTTCTATCGGGTCGGAGCGGAGAACCCCGTCGAAGACGTGCTTTCGCGGCGAGGTGAGCGTTCGCTAGAAGTCGTCCAAACCGACCCCGCAGACAAACTCGGTGGGTCACACACCACGCTCATCGGCAACCGCGATGGCATGCGCGTGATTCAAGAAGTCGCCTGCCACCCGCACGTCAAAAAAATCATACCCGGCCCGATCAGTGCGGGTGGTGCGAGTTCGGACTCCGGTGTTCGCGCCAAAGCCACCCGAGCGGACGAAAACGGGAACGTTAGACTCCTGCTCCGAGATGGTTCGAGCGTCCAGGAAAACCGCGTCGTTACTACCGCGATGGACAGGGAACTCGGCGAGCGTATCCGCGACGACCTGAACGAAGCACTCGGGGAGACCGGGTTCCGATAGCCGGATGCTGTGGGCTCGCCGAGCTTACCCCGTATCACTTCATTCGAGCCCCAGGGCTTTTGGGGCTGGCTAATTAGATGTAATTACATGGCCACACGCTACGACGCGGTCCTCGCGGCGATTCCGACGCTATCGGGCGGTGGATATGTGGCAGGGCAGTTCACGACGTTTCCGCTGACGGTGCTCGGACTGCTCGGCGCAGTGCTGGTTATCGGGTACGCGTTGGCCCGACCGCCGGTCTGAACTCAAAGGCTTTATCTGTCCTCTCGGGTAATTCTCCGGTACTATGGCCGAAGACTCTAAATCACGAACCGGCAGTGCCGGTCGGTTCGGCGCGCGATACGGTCGCGTCGCCCGCAAGCGTATCTCCGAAATCGAAGCGGACATGAACGAGAACCACACCTGCCCGGACTGCGGTAACGACACCGTCGACCGGAAAGGAACGGGTATCTGGGCCTGCGGCCGCTGTGGCTACACGTTCGCTGGCGGTACCTACCGCCCGCAGACGCCCGCCGGAGAGACCGTCAAACGTTCCATCCGTGCCGCACTCGCTGACGAAGAATGAGCTACAAATGCTCGCGTTGTAAGCGGGATGTCGAACTGGACGAGTACGGCGGCGTTCGCTGTCCGTACTGCGGCCACCGCGTCCTGTTGAAGGAGCGGAGCAGGGACGTCAAGGAAGTTCACGTCCGATAGCCCCGTGTCACACGACGCGCGTTTCGATTTCGAATACGAATCCACAGAGCGTGCACTGCTGATTTTCCGGAGCGTCGAACAAGAAATCGGTAAAATCGACGACGAACGCTCACGAACGACCGTGAAAATGGATGGGTGTACGGTCGTCATTCACGTTTCTGCGGACGACCTCGTTGCCCTCCGTGCCGCGATGAATACGTGGCAAACGCTCGCCGGTGTCGCGGAGCGAGTGTCGGCGGTCGGCGACTCGTCCCCTATCGGTCAGTGACCTCAGTTCGGTTTTCGCCAGGATATCGTACCGATCGCGCCAGCCACCGCGACCAACGGTTGCGAAAGACGATACGGGCGACTCCGGCGACCGTCAGTCGTCCCTCCATTCGTATCCATCCCCGACGTCGGACAATATCCCTTCATCGCGCCAGGTTTCGACCACCGCTTCGAGCCCCTCCCGATAGGTCGGGAATCGAGGTTCCCAATCGAACGTTTCGCGGAATCGCTCGTTCGATGTCGGAGCCGAGTTCGTCAGGAGACGGACCGACGATTTGCCGACGATCGGGCGCGCCAGCCATCCCGGGATCCGTCGCGGTTCGGGGGCATCGAGTCGGTCGGCGAAGGACCGGAGGAAGGTCGAAAGCGTCACCGGTCGGTCGTCGGTGACGTGCCAGATCCCGGTCGGGTTCGATTCGCTCGCCGTCGTGAACGCTCTCGCTGCGTCTTCGACGTGCACTATCGAGAGCATTGCATCCCGTCGTCCGAGGAGACCGCCGCCGAGAATCGGGTATTTTCCGTCCAATAGTCCGGAACCCATCTGACGGGTGTGTGTCGATTCGGGCGCGTAAAACCAGCCACACCGGAGGATTCCGACCTCGAACCCGTGTTTCTTCCCCCCTTTCCGGACGACCCGCTCCGCGTCGAGTGCGGACCGCGTCACCCGGTTCGGGTTCGGCGGTGCGTTCTCGTCGTACGGCGACCCGTCCGGCCTGCGGGCCAACCACGTGATGCTCTGTTGGAGGAGTCGGTCGGCACCGACTTGGTTCGCGACGGAAACGAGGTTTCGCGCCCCCTCAACGCGCACCCGGTCGTTCAGCACCCACTCCTCGTCCGTCGGTTTCGTGCCGGTCGGAATCGCGGTCGCGGCGTGGATGAGTACGTCACAGTCCGCTGCCGTGTCGATGAGCGATTCGCGGTCGAGGACGTCGCCGCGACGTGGCTCTCCCCCGCACTCGTCGACGACTTCGTCGCCTCGTGCATCCCGCGTGAGACCGACGACCGAATGATTTCGCCCGGTGAGTTGCTCGACGAGTCTGCGACCGAGGACGCCGGTCGCTCCTGCGACGAAGACGTTCATACATATTCGATAGGTATGGATGTCGATAGGTGTTCTGCCGCAGCACGTTGGTTACTCTATGCGAATCGTGGCTCGAGGAGGCAACCGACGAAGCAACGAGTTTTCGAATCCGACTACCCTTCCCGAATCGACTGTTCGACGGCGACCGCGGTGGTGTCGATCAGCGTCGTTCCATCGTCACTCCACGGCTTCCGACCTCCTGCGACGGACCGAAGCACGGTTAGTCGCGAACACGCTCGAACCGCGCACTCGAGAGCGATTCAACCCACTCAAACCCGACAACAGCCGATTACGTCCTCGGGCGCGTGTTCAGCTAAAAGAGTGGCTTTTTCCGTCCTGACCACGAGGTTGTCCATATGCAGGGCAATCTTCCACCGGAAGCACAGGAGAAACTCGAGCAACTGCAAGACCTTCAGGACACGGCACAGCAGGTCGCCGTGCAGAAGAATCAGGCCGAGACCCAACTGACCGAAGCGAAGAACGCGCTCGACGAACTCGAAGACATCGACGAGGACACGACGATGTTCCGAGAAGTCGGCGAACTGTTCGTCAAGACGGATTTCGACGAAGCGCAGTCCGACCTCGACGACAAGGTTGACAGCCTCGAAATCCGCGTCGAGACGCTCGAAAAACAGGAGAGCCGCGTGCAAGAGCAGTTCGAGTCGCTTCAGACCGAACTCCAAAGCATGCTTGGTGGCGGCGGTGCAGGACCATCCGGACCGTCCGGACCTGGCGGCGCTGGCGGCGCGTAAGCGATGGTAGACGACGAAGCAGTCGTCCAAACTGCCGCGGAGGCAGCCGAGGACGTGATTTTCTCGCGTATCAAGCAGTCCCAAGTGAAGGACTTCGACGTGACTGTCACGTTCGAAGAGGGCGTCCTCGACGTGGATGTGTACGTCAACGCCCCGAACGCGAATCGGGATGAAGAAAAGGTCGCAAACGATGCGGCGCTGGCAGCCCGCGCGTCGGTGGACGAACTGTTCGCCGAAGAATCGGCGTAGGGTTCGTCCGTTCCTTGCTCGTGCAAGGAAAATGATTATGCCATTTTAGCCACTTCAAATTATCCGTGACGAGTCATCAGTCACTGGCCTGCGAGGAGGACGACCGCCCTCAATGGCGGAATCGACGCGCTTTCCTCGCGTCGTGAGACAGCGTTCCTTCGGGCTGATCCGCCCACCCGATTCCCAGCGGGACAACCGATGGCCGGGTTTGTTTCCACGGGCGAACCGGTACGCACCGAGCAGTGAAACGCCCTCCCGAGTTGGAGTAGGCGAGGACCTGCATCATCGACGTACGCCGGGACACGCCGAACATGATGACCCGAAAACCCTCGATGGAGACATCGGGGGGGAGTAGGTCAGCGTGCAGTCGTCACACACGGAGAATTGGTCTGTCACACCTGATCCAGCGGTTTCCGGGGCGATTTCAGGGCTTTCACACTTTCCGGGCGGTTACGGTTTTTGGGGCCTCTTCATGGAGTTATCCGCGGTTGTGGAGAAAACCACGAGCACGAGGAGGGTGAGTGCGAGTGTGGTGAGCCACGGTACCGGCAGTTCGAGGGAAAGGAAGGAGGGGCCTCTTTCACAAGCGTGACTTGTGCCGAGCAGTGTCCGTATCGACGATCCAACCTCTATCCACTTCTGTCGGACCGGATTCGACCACCTTCGGTGATTGCTCTCCGGATATTCACTCTCGAACCTGGAGGTTGCCGTGGGCACGGAACACTCCTTCCGGATCGTATTTTGCCTTTATTTGTGCGAGTTTCTCCGCGTGCTCCCCGAACGGAACTCCAGAGGGGTCCTCCTCGAGGCCGGGGAAATTGACGTATTGGCCGTGCGCTTCGGGATGCTTGCGCATCTGTGCGATACTATCGCGAACCCATTCCACTGCGACCTCGGTTTGCCGGGGGTCGTCCCAGTTCGCCTCGAAGTTGAGTCCGTACG of the Haladaptatus caseinilyticus genome contains:
- the hisE gene encoding phosphoribosyl-ATP diphosphatase, with translation MSDVMDDLFAVIEDRKETLPEDSYTASLFTHEKGQNAVLEKLGEETTELVLAAKDNDHEEIAHESADIVYHLLVLLAMKDMDLADLRAELAERR
- a CDS encoding PRC-barrel domain containing protein; its protein translation is MTTAITKDDEGKRVVEADGAEIGVVADVRHGTAHVEAEPSVVEKMKQELSAGGSDENTYALSEDAIEKIEDDRVVLQTRG
- a CDS encoding thiamine-phosphate synthase family protein, with the translated sequence MKFAEEIVVEEFLPTFRSMLAEELRERGLTQSEVADALGISQSAVSKYAHGEVAQNDRIRDDERVVRLVDEIGEGLATGSMSQVQALVEVEVLIRRLEDRDLIAQLHEESMPKLEGHGGDFNIHDPEDELRATERVLTSMRRAVRVVEQTSGFSSLIPAVGSNLCECLPDADGIDDVAGIPGRIFDVKGRATIPADPEFGVSEHVASILLSARDNGVGAHAALNVRYDPDIISRLEALGYETAEFDATYDTLDETLGTALDEKPDATVLYHTGSYGIEPITYILGETAEETAEIARKIV
- the dcd gene encoding dCTP deaminase codes for the protein MILSDADIRRRLESGSLVVEPIDEPDLQIQPASIDLRLGKEFLEFQRTNIPCIHPDSEGEVDSYVDETVVEEGDEFILHPGDFVLGTTKERVEIPADLLAHVEGRSSLGRLAVVVHATAGVVDPGYRGQITLELSNLGTAPVALKPDTRISQLIFTELKNPSERPYGSERGSKYQDQDGPQASRIGSDHEFGGEQDFGGGGT
- the pth2 gene encoding peptidyl-tRNA hydrolase Pth2, with the protein product MKQAIVARTDIGMGRGKLAAQVAHASLSAYEETGRKARKRWKGEGQKKVVLKASGEKAIFQLAEKARAEGLPHAVIRDAGHTQLDPGTVTALAVGPADDDLVDRVTGDLSLY
- a CDS encoding bacterio-opsin activator domain-containing protein, which codes for MDELTVHSVLDMLPDVFYAYDTSGSLVEWNRRLTELSGYDDDEIEGMHPLDFVPEEDEDMILDAIDSVLTNGHVETRQSALVTRNGEKIPFEFNARQISDANGTVRGFVGVGRNISDRRRRERELRRERDRTRQIFETSPIGIVIFDAEATPIEVNDRASEILGMSKSEIANRSYESWNLLGSDGNPVSDDERPVAAAVRTGKPTYDMTYGIDRPTGDRVWLSVNTAPIFDADGDVVEVITSIADITEQRNRERELRRQRDELGTFNRINEIVREVTHALVSAATREEIEQTVCERLAASELYQFAWVGEYDVVEEGLVSRTSAGDDEGYHEIITRRIGSDQERPAETALRTGDSFVTRDISKEPSLPAELRSEGVNRGIHSGIAVPLSYGQTTYGVLVVYASRTDAFSEREADGFEALGELVGFAINATESKKLLTTGSIVELEFDVADEDALLVPLSRRADCTFVLEGTVPTSDGQLLYYLRTEGSSPERVAEVANTFSKVEDARVISSHDDTGLLVLSISESLVQLFVEIGAKVRTARAQKGEEHLVVEVAQDTDIRTLIDSVQSSHPDVELVAKREVEPTEEGQSAFRESFSADLTSRQRAAFRAAYLAGYYDWPRGSTAEDVADTMEIAPATLHQHLRKAEGKLASAFFGDDRA
- a CDS encoding DUF7344 domain-containing protein, producing the protein MSERQAKLETQARLSGSDTALSPELLFDILGSQHRRFVLSNLSNESTPIPIDDLAYRLAAWEAGTTVADVSTEIAEDIEILLYHVHLPKMADSDLVTYDSGDGVVSPGNGIESATDCLELAEF
- the truD gene encoding tRNA pseudouridine(13) synthase TruD — translated: MREAHPIETAVGMNYYVSDAAGVGGHLRDTDEDFRVREIERFDVEPLDADPGSYPHLVVRATLRGWDTNDFAKRLSSKLAISRERVSWAGTKDKYAVTTQLFSLRKVTPDELPAIRNADIEPLGRSGRALQFGDLAGNEFEIVVSNPDRPENADEIAGELREFAGSPDGVAVPNFFGQQRFGSLRPITHEVGLHIVRGEWEEAVMAYVGNPFETEPEDTQSARNRVEEVAPDWDAVLDALPRRLGFERSMAHRLVENGGTEPEDFRDALESLPTNLQRLLVNAAQSYVFNQILSERLERGLPFDKPVAGDVVCFAEEVDGFLLPDMGREQNVTEKRVKTIERHCERGRAFVTAPLVGTETELADGEQGDIEREVLADLGLEPADFNSPGEFYSTGTRRAILVRTDCTVGHDPLSFEFSLPSGSYATVFLREFLKADPLDMG
- a CDS encoding DUF2103 domain-containing protein: MECRQCASPLERPGDYCLVCRTHNADTVVLSLDRDHAELTMLSEDVVVGKTDVRTTPENGDAEVVELRNFAGRIADEIRRKRPEEVFAAGERDVIRAVRAHLHHDFYRVGAENPVEDVLSRRGERSLEVVQTDPADKLGGSHTTLIGNRDGMRVIQEVACHPHVKKIIPGPISAGGASSDSGVRAKATRADENGNVRLLLRDGSSVQENRVVTTAMDRELGERIRDDLNEALGETGFR